Proteins from one Deinococcus sp. AB2017081 genomic window:
- a CDS encoding ABC transporter ATP-binding protein, translated as MTHATTIPHIATPGPHPTLHVEQLSRIYPSGDGQVQALAPLTHTFPPGLTAVVGPSGSGKSTLLNLLAGFDTPTTGSVRVGDTDLTALTETQRADFRLKHYGFVFQNHNLVSILTALENVEFPLTLAGVPVRERADRARALLARVGLEKRAGHLPSQLSGGEAQRVAIARALAGNPGLLLCDEPTGNLDSKTGEMVLAELQDAARQGRTVVLITHDRDIAALADHHLQVRDGVVGVVD; from the coding sequence ATGACGCACGCCACCACCATCCCGCACATCGCCACGCCCGGGCCGCACCCCACCCTGCACGTCGAGCAGCTCAGCCGGATCTATCCCAGCGGCGACGGGCAGGTGCAGGCGCTGGCCCCGCTGACGCACACCTTCCCCCCCGGCCTGACCGCCGTGGTCGGCCCCTCGGGGAGCGGCAAGAGCACCCTGCTGAACCTGCTGGCGGGCTTCGATACGCCCACCACCGGCAGTGTCCGGGTGGGCGACACCGACCTGACTGCGCTGACCGAGACGCAGCGGGCCGACTTCCGCCTGAAGCACTACGGCTTCGTGTTCCAGAACCACAACCTCGTAAGTATCCTCACGGCGCTGGAGAACGTCGAGTTTCCGCTGACCCTGGCCGGCGTGCCTGTGCGCGAACGCGCCGACCGCGCCCGCGCCCTGCTCGCCCGGGTGGGCCTGGAGAAACGCGCCGGGCATCTCCCCTCCCAGCTGTCGGGCGGCGAGGCCCAGCGCGTGGCGATTGCCCGCGCCCTGGCCGGCAATCCGGGGCTGCTGCTGTGCGACGAGCCCACCGGCAACCTGGACAGCAAGACGGGCGAGATGGTACTGGCCGAGCTTCAGGACGCCGCGAGGCAGGGCCGGACGGTGGTGCTGATCACCCACGACCGCGACATCGCCGCGCTGGCCGACCACCATCTGCAGGTGCGGGACGGTGTTGTCGGGGTGGTGGACTGA
- the rpsO gene encoding 30S ribosomal protein S15: MIDKKQTVQEHAKHDKDTGGTHVQIALLTARINNLAAHLNENKKDKHGQRGLQLMNGQRRRLLKYLERTNYDEYIALTDQLKIRRGQRIVR, from the coding sequence ATGATCGACAAGAAACAGACGGTTCAGGAACACGCCAAGCACGACAAGGACACCGGCGGCACGCACGTGCAGATCGCGCTGCTGACCGCCCGGATCAACAACCTGGCGGCGCACCTGAACGAGAACAAGAAGGACAAGCACGGCCAGCGCGGCCTCCAGCTGATGAACGGTCAGCGCCGCCGCCTGCTGAAGTACCTGGAACGCACCAACTACGACGAGTACATCGCCCTGACGGATCAGCTCAAGATCCGCCGCGGCCAGCGCATCGTCCGCTGA
- the pulA gene encoding pullulanase-type alpha-1,6-glucosidase — protein sequence MKRPATLLTLALLASATAQTALPADTARIHYQRPDGQYAGWGLHAWEDTTATVTWEKPLAQAGKDDWGVYFDVPLKAGARKVAFLVHRGDTKDPGPDMFLDLSRGRELFLKSGSANVAYAKGAALNVDATKAPMAQAAPAAPAPAPAAPATASPATTTPPIAANVLRVRYVRPDGQYTGWGLHVWEDTTATVAWDKPLPQTGVDAGGAYWDVPLKAGAAKLGFIVHKGDEKDPGPDLFADPTRGNEVTVTSGKADFVYGAPAALNEPPVPTGSVRINYFRPDGKYDGWGLHAFEDTTATVEWSKPLNQTGTNSFGVYWDVPMKTDWKKLGFIVHKGDEKDPGPDMILTREQGTQAWIVSGNATVNTTKPDTSVRTVGDLTRQQAIMLGAYQIAVKPELVQPGAFLTLHAAPDASLKLGADGVSGGDTITLEEVPAGLSAAQKARVPYLAGYRLVQVRAEDRGKVAAALRGQLAVSSVMPDGTVLDATGVQTAWALDELAAYDGPLGVTWQGSRPTVRLWAPTAQDVKLRLSNPDGTNERTVAMTRDARGVWTAAGDQSWRGLPYRYEVKVFAPSTGKIETNLVTDPYSVALTLNSTRSVLTDLNEAAQKPAGWDALKKPALRSASDLSFYELHLRDFSAADPTVPAAQRGTYLAFTQAGSAGMKHLKALADAGLKAVHLLPTFDIATIEEEKSKWKATPDLSTFPPDSEEQQKAVTGVKDADAYNWGYDPYHYMVPEGSYAVNPAQRTKEYRQMVMALNGAGLRVVQDVVFNHTAASGQSDRSVLDKIVPGYYHRLNVNGTVENSTCCSNTATEHAMMRRLMVDTLVVMAKQYRVDGFRFDLMGHHMVADMQAARKALDALTVQKDGVDGRAIYLYGEGWDFGEVQKNARGVNATQGNLYGQGIGTFNDRVRDAVRGGNPFGGLQDQGFATGLFTLPNGQPQNTDRAKALKLADQVRIGLTGNLRDYKLTDATGKVVTGGQVDYNGQPTGYAASPREAITYVSAHDNQTLYDAVLLKAPATATPAQRTRMQNLAHSVVLLGQGLPFSYAGDDILRSKSFDTDSYNSGDWFNTLDWSLKTNGFGKGLPPAEKNSGNWALYKGILGNPAMKATTTDIARAFDHYREMLRVRYSSTLFRLDTAAQVQQALSFLNTGPQQQPGVIALKLSGAVSPTNPYRNIVVVFNGSGQPVTLSDPALAGLNLTLHPVLAASTDAVVKTSRYAGTAVTVPGLTTAVFVGK from the coding sequence ATGAAACGACCTGCGACGCTCCTGACGCTCGCGCTGCTGGCCTCGGCCACGGCGCAGACCGCCCTGCCGGCGGACACCGCCCGCATCCACTACCAGCGCCCCGACGGCCAGTACGCCGGGTGGGGCCTGCACGCCTGGGAGGACACCACCGCCACAGTGACCTGGGAGAAGCCCCTCGCGCAGGCTGGGAAGGACGACTGGGGCGTGTATTTCGACGTTCCCCTCAAGGCGGGTGCCCGGAAGGTCGCATTCCTCGTCCACAGGGGCGACACCAAGGATCCCGGCCCGGACATGTTCCTTGACCTGAGCAGGGGCAGAGAGCTGTTCCTGAAGTCGGGCAGTGCGAATGTGGCCTACGCGAAGGGCGCGGCGCTGAACGTGGACGCGACGAAGGCCCCCATGGCCCAGGCTGCGCCTGCCGCCCCGGCTCCAGCTCCGGCGGCTCCGGCCACCGCATCCCCGGCCACCACCACCCCGCCCATCGCAGCAAACGTGCTGCGCGTGCGGTACGTGCGCCCCGACGGGCAGTACACCGGCTGGGGTCTGCACGTGTGGGAGGACACCACGGCCACGGTGGCGTGGGACAAGCCCCTGCCGCAGACCGGCGTGGACGCGGGCGGCGCGTACTGGGACGTGCCCCTGAAGGCCGGCGCGGCCAAACTGGGATTCATCGTCCACAAGGGCGACGAGAAGGATCCGGGCCCCGACCTCTTCGCCGATCCGACCAGGGGCAACGAAGTGACGGTGACGAGCGGCAAGGCGGACTTCGTGTATGGCGCTCCTGCTGCCCTGAACGAGCCCCCCGTGCCCACCGGCAGTGTACGCATCAACTACTTCCGCCCCGACGGGAAGTACGACGGCTGGGGCCTGCACGCCTTCGAGGACACCACCGCGACGGTCGAGTGGAGCAAACCGCTGAACCAGACGGGTACGAACTCCTTTGGCGTGTACTGGGACGTGCCCATGAAGACCGACTGGAAGAAACTGGGGTTCATCGTGCACAAGGGCGACGAGAAAGATCCAGGGCCGGACATGATCCTGACCCGTGAGCAGGGCACCCAGGCGTGGATCGTGAGCGGGAACGCCACCGTGAACACCACGAAGCCCGACACCAGCGTCAGAACCGTGGGCGACCTGACGCGGCAGCAGGCGATCATGCTGGGCGCGTACCAGATCGCCGTGAAACCGGAACTCGTGCAGCCGGGCGCGTTCCTGACCCTGCACGCTGCACCGGACGCCAGCCTGAAGCTCGGTGCAGACGGCGTGTCGGGCGGCGACACGATCACGCTGGAGGAGGTGCCCGCCGGCCTGAGCGCCGCCCAGAAGGCGCGCGTGCCGTATCTGGCGGGCTACCGGCTGGTGCAGGTGCGGGCCGAAGACCGGGGCAAGGTGGCCGCCGCCCTGCGCGGGCAGCTCGCCGTGAGCAGCGTCATGCCCGACGGCACGGTGCTGGACGCGACCGGCGTGCAGACCGCATGGGCCCTGGACGAGCTGGCCGCCTACGACGGGCCGCTGGGCGTGACGTGGCAGGGCAGCCGGCCCACCGTGCGCCTGTGGGCCCCGACCGCCCAGGACGTGAAGCTCAGGCTCAGCAATCCCGACGGCACGAACGAGCGCACCGTCGCCATGACCCGTGACGCCAGGGGCGTGTGGACGGCCGCCGGGGATCAGAGCTGGCGCGGCCTGCCCTACCGCTACGAGGTGAAGGTCTTCGCGCCCAGCACCGGGAAGATCGAGACGAACCTCGTGACCGATCCCTACAGCGTGGCCCTGACCCTGAACAGCACCCGCAGCGTGCTGACCGATCTGAACGAAGCTGCCCAGAAACCCGCCGGCTGGGACGCCCTGAAGAAGCCCGCGCTGCGCTCGGCCTCCGACCTGAGTTTCTACGAGCTGCACCTGCGCGACTTCAGCGCCGCCGATCCGACCGTGCCTGCTGCCCAGCGCGGCACGTACCTGGCCTTCACGCAGGCGGGCAGCGCGGGCATGAAGCACCTGAAAGCCCTGGCCGACGCAGGTCTGAAGGCGGTGCACCTGCTGCCGACCTTCGACATCGCCACCATCGAGGAGGAGAAGTCGAAGTGGAAGGCCACGCCCGACCTGAGCACCTTCCCGCCCGACAGCGAGGAGCAGCAGAAGGCCGTGACCGGCGTAAAGGACGCCGACGCCTACAACTGGGGCTACGACCCGTACCACTACATGGTGCCCGAGGGCAGCTACGCCGTGAATCCGGCCCAGCGCACGAAAGAGTACCGCCAGATGGTCATGGCCCTGAACGGAGCCGGACTGCGGGTCGTGCAGGACGTGGTGTTCAATCACACTGCCGCCAGCGGACAGTCCGACCGCAGCGTGCTGGATAAGATCGTGCCCGGCTACTACCACCGCCTGAACGTGAACGGTACCGTCGAGAATTCCACATGCTGTTCGAACACGGCGACCGAACACGCCATGATGCGCAGACTCATGGTGGACACCCTGGTCGTGATGGCGAAACAGTACCGGGTGGACGGCTTCCGCTTCGACCTGATGGGCCACCACATGGTCGCGGACATGCAGGCCGCCCGGAAGGCCCTGGACGCCCTGACGGTGCAGAAAGACGGCGTGGACGGCAGGGCCATCTACCTGTACGGCGAGGGCTGGGACTTCGGGGAGGTGCAGAAGAACGCCCGCGGCGTGAACGCCACGCAGGGCAACCTGTACGGCCAGGGCATCGGTACCTTCAACGACCGCGTCCGGGATGCCGTGCGCGGCGGAAACCCCTTCGGCGGGCTCCAGGATCAGGGCTTCGCCACCGGCCTGTTCACCCTGCCCAACGGCCAGCCGCAGAACACCGACAGGGCAAAGGCCCTGAAGCTCGCGGATCAGGTGCGGATCGGCCTGACCGGCAACCTGCGCGACTACAAACTGACCGATGCCACGGGCAAGGTGGTCACGGGGGGACAGGTGGACTATAACGGCCAGCCCACCGGCTACGCCGCCAGCCCCCGCGAGGCCATCACCTACGTCAGCGCCCACGACAATCAGACGCTGTACGACGCCGTGCTGCTCAAGGCCCCGGCCACTGCCACGCCGGCCCAGCGCACCCGCATGCAGAATCTGGCTCATTCGGTCGTCCTGCTGGGCCAGGGCCTGCCCTTCAGCTACGCCGGCGACGACATCCTGCGCAGCAAGTCCTTCGACACCGACAGCTACAACAGCGGCGACTGGTTCAACACCCTGGACTGGTCACTGAAGACCAACGGCTTCGGCAAGGGGCTGCCGCCCGCCGAGAAGAACAGTGGGAACTGGGCGCTGTACAAGGGCATCCTGGGCAACCCGGCCATGAAGGCCACGACCACTGACATTGCGCGCGCCTTCGACCACTACCGCGAGATGCTGCGGGTGCGCTACTCCAGCACCCTGTTCCGGCTGGACACCGCCGCGCAGGTGCAGCAGGCCCTGAGCTTCCTGAACACCGGCCCCCAGCAGCAGCCCGGCGTGATCGCCCTGAAGCTCAGCGGCGCGGTCAGCCCCACGAATCCGTACCGGAACATCGTCGTGGTGTTCAACGGCAGCGGTCAGCCGGTGACCCTGAGCGATCCGGCTCTGGCAGGCCTGAACCTCACACTGCACCCAGTGCTGGCCGCCAGCACGGATGCTGTCGTCAAGACCAGCCGCTATGCAGGCACGGCCGTGACGGTGCCGGGCCTGACGACGGCCGTGTTCGTCGGGAAGTAG
- a CDS encoding class I SAM-dependent methyltransferase: protein MTARNPTDVAAQYATDAHLRTRMLTHERYTVGPELEPAVDAALALTGTERVLDVGCGPGGFLGRLRQQGHTGPLTGADLSPGMVATAQAAHPDVVYVQASADALPVVDASVDVLTARHMLYHVPSVPDALREFRRVLRPGGRFLAVTNTDGYMAQLWALTDEAARSEPSLTALSRTRGDFATAFSEVNGEAWVREAFGNVHVTLTDSALVFTEAAPVLAYIESLMAWQRLGEGQQERGRAVLTRLLEDRLAAGPWRVSKRMALLSAAHT from the coding sequence ATGACTGCCCGCAACCCGACCGACGTGGCCGCCCAGTACGCCACGGACGCGCACCTGCGCACCCGCATGCTCACGCACGAGCGGTACACCGTGGGGCCGGAACTGGAGCCCGCCGTGGACGCCGCCCTGGCCCTGACCGGCACCGAGCGCGTGCTGGATGTCGGCTGTGGCCCCGGTGGATTCCTGGGACGGCTGCGACAGCAGGGGCACACTGGCCCGCTGACCGGAGCCGACCTGTCCCCCGGCATGGTGGCGACCGCGCAGGCCGCGCACCCGGACGTGGTGTACGTGCAGGCCAGTGCCGACGCTCTGCCCGTCGTGGATGCCAGTGTCGACGTGCTCACGGCCCGGCACATGCTGTACCACGTGCCCAGCGTGCCGGACGCCCTGCGCGAGTTCCGGCGGGTGCTCAGGCCCGGTGGGCGGTTCCTGGCCGTCACGAACACGGACGGGTACATGGCCCAGCTGTGGGCACTGACCGACGAGGCTGCCCGCAGCGAGCCGTCCCTGACCGCCCTGAGCCGCACGCGGGGCGACTTCGCCACCGCGTTCTCGGAGGTGAACGGCGAGGCCTGGGTACGGGAGGCGTTCGGGAATGTCCACGTCACGCTGACAGACTCGGCCCTGGTGTTCACCGAGGCCGCGCCCGTCCTGGCATACATCGAGAGCCTGATGGCGTGGCAGCGGCTGGGCGAGGGCCAGCAGGAACGCGGGCGGGCGGTGCTGACCCGGCTGCTGGAGGACAGACTGGCGGCTGGCCCGTGGCGCGTATCGAAGCGGATGGCGCTGCTGAGTGCAGCGCACACATGA
- a CDS encoding gamma-glutamylcyclotransferase family protein: MTFPDILPLTAVFVYGTLMPGERNEHVARQGGAFHARSATLRGYRLIDLRPEAYPGVVPGTQDDTVTGHVLTYDPAAWPRALPFLDALEGLHDTPPLYTREQVTVQVDGQAEPAWVYVYARTDRLGQHGAVPVPGGNWRTVPNRGLPADGDR, encoded by the coding sequence ATGACTTTTCCGGACATCCTGCCCCTGACCGCCGTCTTCGTGTACGGCACCCTGATGCCCGGCGAGCGCAACGAGCACGTGGCCCGGCAGGGCGGTGCCTTCCACGCCCGGTCGGCCACCCTGCGCGGCTACCGCCTGATCGACCTGCGCCCCGAGGCGTACCCCGGCGTCGTCCCCGGCACCCAGGACGACACGGTGACCGGGCATGTCCTGACCTACGATCCCGCCGCATGGCCCCGTGCCCTGCCCTTCCTCGACGCGCTGGAAGGGCTCCACGACACCCCCCCTCTGTACACCCGGGAGCAGGTCACGGTGCAGGTGGATGGACAGGCCGAACCCGCGTGGGTCTACGTGTACGCCCGCACGGATCGTCTGGGCCAGCACGGAGCTGTCCCCGTGCCCGGCGGCAACTGGCGCACCGTGCCGAATCGCGGCCTGCCCGCCGACGGCGACCGCTGA
- a CDS encoding AAA family ATPase, which produces MSVRPRLVLVTGAPGSGKTTLAARLAGTLGWVRLSRDEFKERLWDAWTEQPTLRAQVPVAHWGAYYAGLHALLDAGVNVVAEGSVHHTAGVPEVRALLDRADVNIIHCTAPARSPMPGSAPVPRASGIRRTGTPT; this is translated from the coding sequence ATGAGTGTCCGTCCCCGGCTTGTTCTTGTCACTGGTGCGCCTGGAAGCGGCAAGACCACCCTGGCTGCCCGTCTGGCTGGCACACTGGGCTGGGTTCGTCTGTCGCGGGACGAGTTCAAGGAGCGGTTGTGGGATGCGTGGACGGAGCAGCCGACGTTGCGGGCACAGGTTCCGGTCGCGCACTGGGGCGCGTACTATGCCGGTCTACACGCCTTGCTGGACGCGGGCGTGAACGTGGTCGCGGAAGGTAGCGTCCACCACACGGCAGGCGTGCCAGAGGTGCGAGCACTTCTTGACAGGGCTGACGTGAACATCATCCACTGTACGGCCCCCGCGAGATCGCCCATGCCCGGTTCCGCGCCCGTGCCCAGAGCGAGCGGCATCCGGCGCACCGGGACGCCGACCTGA
- a CDS encoding XRE family transcriptional regulator: MPPTQDSGIPAWLRSHRTSLGLRQSEISEATRDHGGPDTHITQSYLSRLEAGTRPLHALTPARQDALRRALDITAGEWVARTGLPLLGPPPGEDVLTALELVRVPVRALATAGLPVTEDQASIIDHELVPARDHRPGMLVLEVGGDSMTTEAGGIRPGDRIYVDTGDLDLREGRIYVLHVPGLGLTVKRLRRFGPALWLTSDNPDHPPAKPEEVTVVGRVYYHQPQGQRL; encoded by the coding sequence ATGCCACCGACCCAGGATTCTGGCATTCCCGCGTGGCTCCGCTCCCACCGCACGTCCCTCGGGCTGCGCCAGTCCGAGATCAGCGAGGCCACCCGCGACCACGGCGGGCCGGACACCCACATCACCCAGTCATATCTGAGCCGGCTGGAGGCCGGGACGCGGCCTCTGCACGCCCTGACTCCGGCGCGGCAGGACGCCCTACGCCGGGCCCTGGACATCACGGCCGGCGAGTGGGTCGCCCGCACCGGCCTGCCCCTGCTCGGGCCGCCCCCCGGCGAGGACGTGCTGACCGCCCTGGAGCTTGTGCGCGTTCCAGTGCGGGCGCTCGCCACCGCCGGGCTGCCCGTCACCGAGGATCAGGCAAGCATCATCGACCACGAACTCGTGCCGGCCCGTGACCACCGCCCCGGCATGCTCGTGCTCGAGGTCGGCGGCGACTCCATGACCACCGAGGCCGGTGGCATCCGCCCCGGTGACCGGATCTATGTCGACACCGGCGATCTCGACCTGCGTGAGGGCCGGATCTACGTGCTGCACGTGCCCGGCCTGGGCCTGACGGTCAAGCGCCTGCGCCGCTTCGGGCCGGCGCTGTGGCTGACCAGCGACAACCCGGATCACCCGCCCGCCAAGCCCGAGGAGGTGACGGTGGTCGGCCGGGTGTACTACCACCAGCCACAGGGCCAGCGGCTATAA